CAGAGGCATGCTTCTCTTATGCGATGCCTCGGGAATCGAGCTTGAGAGCCATGCGCTTCATGAAGCAGCGGAAGGGCTGCTTGCCGGCTTCGACGGCGATTGGCGGCAGAAGGGCGTCCATGCGATCGCCATTGCCGACAAGCAATCCTTCCAGATTCGGCGGGATGAACATACGCATCCGATTCTTAAGGATTGCTGCACGCTGGCGAAACCCTTGCTTGATGATTCTAATGAATTAGCAGCTGTGCTGGGGCTGATCTATGAACCAAGGGATGAGAGGGAAGAACGAGAAGCCCGGGCTTTATTCGCAGCATGGGTGAAAGCGATTCAATCCGATCTGATACAGGTGCGGAAACAAGCGGAGGTCGAACGTCTTGCGGCCATGAAGCATGGTTATGAGGAAGAGATGCGGAAGAAGGCTGTGCTGTATCAGGTGGCTAAGCAATTGCATGGCAATATGGATGTAGATGCGGTGCTCGGCGAGATCATGAGCAGCATGAAGAAGATCTATCCATCGGCGGACATCGCACTGTATCTCACCCAAGACCACAGCAGCCAGCTGCCGATGGTCAAACCTCTCCAGATCCAGCATGGGGAGGAAGACAGCCTTATGCGTGCCTATATGGAGAGCAGAGCCGTCTTCACCTGTGAGATCATCGCCGGCCGCAGATGCCAGCGGCTGGCTGTTCCGCTCAGCGGCAAGCAGGGCGTCTACGGCATCATGCAGGTGATCATTGAGGAGGGACTGGGATCGGAACTCGATGTGCCGTTTATTACGGAATTAGCTGAGTGCGCCGGAGCAGCCTTCGAGAACGCCCGGCTGCATGAGAGTTCCAATATCATGATTCATGAACTTCGCCTCATCAACGAGATCACCAGACGTTTGAACCAGAGCTTGAAACCGCAGGAGGTCTTCCAGTTTGCCACCGATGAACTGATCAAGATCTTCAAAGCGAACTTCGGCCTGATCATCCAGACGGATAAGGACAACCGTGTGATGACGGTCCAATCGAGCAATATCACTGAGATGACGCATGCTTCCTTCGATCTAGATTACGGCTTCGCCGGGCTGATGATCGAGAGCCGGGAGCCGGTGATCGTCTCCGATTACGCACAACACCCCGAGATTCCTTCCAAATTCATGGAGATGACAGGTGCAAGGTCGATGATCGGTTCGCCGATTATCGTCGGCTCGGAAGTCCTGGGCGTGATCATGATGGCGCACCGTCTTCCGGATTATTTTACATATGGTAATTTCAAGCTGCTTCAGGTGCTATCCGGCCACATCGGGCTGGCGATGACGAATGCTTCGCTGCACGCCGAGGTGCGGCGAATGGCGGTGACCGATCATCTAACGGGGCTGTATAACCGGCATTACCTCGATGAACAGATCAAGCTGATGCAGCAGCGTGACCCCTGCGGTTCCTTGCTCCTCACGGACATCGATCTCTTCAAGAACATCAACGATACTCACGGCCATCAGATCGGCGATGAGTCGATTAAACAGGTTGCTCAGATCATCAAAGGCAGCATACGGGATACGGATATCGCAGCCCGCTGGGGCGGTGAGGAGATGGCCGTCTACCTGCCCAGATTGCAGCTCGATCAAGCGCTCATGGTCGCAGAGCGCATCCGCAGAAGAGTGGAAGAGGAGACGGATCCGAAGGTTACGATCTCCAGCGGCGTATCCCATTGGAACAGGGAAGACGAGAAGATCAGCGTTGAATCCCTGTTCTATCGCGCGGATATGGCCTTGTACGAGGCGAAGCGCACCGGGCGCAACCAGGTGAGGATAGGTTAAAGTCAGAGCGGTGCATGTCCCGACCTGCGGCTGGCTATCCTACATGAGGAGAAGTCAGCAACCTGAACTGGAGGGACGATCGAAGGATGGCAGGATGCAGGATAGGACTTGCGGTGGTGATCGCGGCTGTGCTGTGCATAAGCGGCTGCACCGGCATCGGTGCAGAGGACCCATATGAATTGTTAAGCCAAGCCGTATCGGAAATCTATGGACAGGATGACTTTACCTTCGAGGTATCTACAGCTGTGAATTCGAAGCATTCGCCTGGAAGCCGCAGGAAGGTTTTCTCCGGATATGTAAGCGGACACAATGAGATCTATCTTGAACCGGTGGACAGCGGCACTGGCTCCAGCGCAGCATACAGCAGCATGAGCGATGGACTCTTGCATTACAAGAAGGAAAACCGTGAGTGGAAATTGACCGGAGAAACGAGGGAAACGGGGAAACTGCTCCCCCTGTACACGCTGAATCCGCTGATCCACGCAGAACTGTTGAACCGGTCGAAGAAGATCGTCTCCTTCGAGGAGGCGAAGGGACAAACCGGCAAGGCGGTGCTTAGCGCTGACGTGGAAGATGAGGATCTGCTGGAACGCGTGCGCGCCCACATCCGCAGCGAGCATGAGCGGATTATTAAGGAGGCAGAAGCACGCATCCGCGGCTCGGAGCACGAGGCACTGCGGGCGGAGTTGAAGCGGTATGCAGAGCAAGCCGGTCGGCAATTGGAGCAGATGCTCAGCACGCTCACGATCGATACGGATTACCGCATAACCGTTGAGACGAGGCAGCGGCGAATGGAAGAGTTGGTATATACCGCGGAACTGGAGTATGAAGTAAACGGCAAGCGGCAGGCGGAGACAGTGGAGACGGTATACCGCTTCCCCCGTTAATCGGAGCCGATACAGACACAGCGAAGGCTGCTCAAGTTGAGCAGCCTTCGATTTCAAGCTGTGTTGTGATCCGATCCGCCCGGGTGTTGGTATTATTTCAGATTTTCTGGATTGAGCCCTTCCAGCTCCGGCACGACGAAGCGCCCGTCCTTGCGAATCAGTCGGTCGTCGAAGCAGATCTCTCCGCCGCCGTAATCCGCTCGCTGGATCAAGACCATATCCCAGTGGATGCTGGAATCATTGCCGTTATAGGCATTCTCATAGGCCTGCCCCGGCGTGAAGTGCAGGGAGCCGTCGATCTTCTCGTCGAAGAGGATGTCCTTCATGGGCTCTCGGATGAAGGGGTTAAAGCCGATCGAGAACTCGCCGACATAGCGCGCGCCTTCATCGGTATCGAGGATGCGGTTGATCCGCTCGGTGTCATTCGCCGTTGCTTCTACGATCTTCCCGTTCTCGAAGCGCAGGACGACATTCTCGAACACGAAGCCGTTATAAGGGCTGGGCGTGTTAAAGGAGATCGTGCCGTTTACGCTGTCGCGGACAGGGGCGGTATAGACTTCGCCGT
Above is a genomic segment from Insulibacter thermoxylanivorax containing:
- a CDS encoding sensor domain-containing diguanylate cyclase — translated: MQCHHPREGVHDPHAPIPVQPSVDPAHIRECFKRLIQGINPGDLELRGMLLLCDASGIELESHALHEAAEGLLAGFDGDWRQKGVHAIAIADKQSFQIRRDEHTHPILKDCCTLAKPLLDDSNELAAVLGLIYEPRDEREEREARALFAAWVKAIQSDLIQVRKQAEVERLAAMKHGYEEEMRKKAVLYQVAKQLHGNMDVDAVLGEIMSSMKKIYPSADIALYLTQDHSSQLPMVKPLQIQHGEEDSLMRAYMESRAVFTCEIIAGRRCQRLAVPLSGKQGVYGIMQVIIEEGLGSELDVPFITELAECAGAAFENARLHESSNIMIHELRLINEITRRLNQSLKPQEVFQFATDELIKIFKANFGLIIQTDKDNRVMTVQSSNITEMTHASFDLDYGFAGLMIESREPVIVSDYAQHPEIPSKFMEMTGARSMIGSPIIVGSEVLGVIMMAHRLPDYFTYGNFKLLQVLSGHIGLAMTNASLHAEVRRMAVTDHLTGLYNRHYLDEQIKLMQQRDPCGSLLLTDIDLFKNINDTHGHQIGDESIKQVAQIIKGSIRDTDIAARWGGEEMAVYLPRLQLDQALMVAERIRRRVEEETDPKVTISSGVSHWNREDEKISVESLFYRADMALYEAKRTGRNQVRIG